The following coding sequences lie in one Alloacidobacterium dinghuense genomic window:
- a CDS encoding succinate dehydrogenase/fumarate reductase iron-sulfur subunit: MKLTLKIWRQKSAKDKGAFASYPMDNVSSEMSMLECLDVLNETLIERGEEPVAFEHDCREGICGSCGFMINGVAHGPQRATTVCQLTMRHFKDGEELIIEPWRAGAFPQIKDLVVDRRAFDRIIAAGGYISVSTGNAPDGNVIPVGKEIADRSMDAAACIGCGACVAACPNAAAALFTGAKISHLSVLPQGAPERDHRAVNMVAQMNAEDFGGCTNIGECTAVCPKEIPLEVIAIMNRDYIRGSWKKRSDEITTTAPVTGWSSERS; the protein is encoded by the coding sequence CTATCCGATGGACAATGTCAGTTCGGAGATGTCGATGCTCGAATGCCTCGACGTGCTCAACGAAACACTGATTGAACGCGGCGAGGAGCCGGTTGCGTTTGAGCACGACTGCCGCGAAGGCATCTGCGGGTCATGCGGCTTCATGATCAACGGTGTCGCACATGGTCCTCAACGTGCGACGACTGTCTGCCAGCTTACGATGCGGCATTTCAAAGACGGCGAAGAGTTGATCATCGAGCCGTGGCGCGCGGGAGCGTTTCCGCAGATCAAGGACCTGGTTGTCGACCGCCGAGCTTTCGATCGCATCATTGCTGCGGGTGGATATATCTCGGTCTCAACCGGAAATGCTCCGGATGGAAACGTAATTCCCGTCGGCAAGGAGATTGCCGACCGCTCGATGGATGCTGCGGCGTGCATTGGCTGCGGCGCTTGTGTCGCTGCTTGTCCGAATGCGGCTGCGGCATTGTTCACCGGAGCCAAGATTTCGCACCTGAGCGTGCTGCCGCAGGGAGCACCGGAGCGCGATCATCGTGCCGTAAACATGGTGGCGCAGATGAACGCTGAGGACTTTGGCGGCTGCACAAATATCGGCGAATGCACTGCGGTTTGCCCCAAGGAGATTCCGCTGGAAGTGATCGCCATCATGAACCGCGACTACATTCGCGGAAGCTGGAAAAAGCGCAGCGACGAGATCACGACGACTGCGCCAGTTACGGGGTGGAGCTCGGAACGTAGCTAA
- a CDS encoding DUF4267 domain-containing protein translates to MKSRFDDFTPRSPFYWLSGVLAVGIFLVGLFAMLAPATGSIMFGMPAATDDALPWIRLAGVRDIALGLVLFATIALKEGRTTGLLILLIIVVPIADVMTVFLRTGVSYHILIHGGAIVYMAALGTLLLRRR, encoded by the coding sequence TTGAAATCAAGATTTGATGATTTCACTCCAAGGTCTCCGTTCTACTGGCTGAGCGGAGTCCTCGCCGTTGGCATCTTCCTCGTCGGCCTGTTCGCGATGCTCGCGCCCGCAACCGGATCGATCATGTTCGGCATGCCAGCAGCCACCGACGACGCGCTTCCATGGATACGCCTCGCTGGCGTTCGTGATATTGCCCTCGGTCTCGTACTCTTCGCCACGATTGCCCTGAAGGAAGGCCGCACTACCGGCCTGCTGATTCTGCTCATTATTGTGGTCCCCATCGCCGATGTAATGACTGTCTTTTTGCGAACAGGGGTCAGCTACCACATCCTCATCCACGGAGGAGCGATCGTCTACATGGCTGCCCTCGGAACATTGCTGCTGCGCCGCAGGTAA